The nucleotide window AGTTACTGGCTAGCAATCTGTCACAGTTGGTTAGATTTCTGTTAcggtttgtttgttttggttcaACTTTTTGATCTTGTAAATAAGACATGTTTGACTCAATATTCAATAATTCCGTTGAGATCAATGACAAATGTTTCGCTCATTTTCTCGCATTGTTTACTTTCATATGGTATCAGAGTCTAGTTACGATCCAAGGACATGTGAGTTATACTAGCTTATGTGACATAGAGTCAACctatattgttgatgaatagTATTAACAACCTTGTTGTTGCTAATATGTAATTGTGGAATAAGGAATTCCTTTGCAATGTTATTTTACGCATTCAGAAAACAACCGTAAAATGTAGAAGTGCATATTAATCCATGCCAATAGTTTTGATTCGGGGAGTTTGTAAATTAATTGACTTGACTTAATATTCAGGGCAGCTAGTTGTAGCATCACTGCTTCAGCGGAATATTAAGTTGTGCTTGATACTTAGGGATCTCAAGAAAGTCAAGGCTCTTATCGTCATTCAGGGGATAGTGATTAAGAAGTTCTTCACCACTTTTGGAGTACAGTATGCTTAAGAAGTTCTTCCTTTCTATTACTTTTCAAACTGTTTTCAGTTTTAAAATGTTATAGTCTAACTATAATATGCAGTACAATTTTAACATGttgtaaaaatcaaattattttcaatcccttcccccccccccccccccccccccccccccccccccccccccccccccccgagATAGCCAATGCAGCAAGGGATTTTGTTGTGGAAATTAATGAAGATGTCTCAAAGAAGACGAAGAGTTGGAAGCAGGGCGCACGACAGGAGTTAATTCAAACTTCTCATGCTCATGTGATTTCTGTTGATGCAGGTTGTTTCTCGGATGGCTATACTGCATCTGGCTGCGTGTTCAATGACTATACAGGTGTAACTACATTCTCAGCTTGCAAAAAGGAACAAATGACAGCTGAACCTACAATTGCTGAAGCTCTTGGCATCCGCTGGTGTATGCAGCACACGAAGGATCaaagaattaaagaaaagaaatcatTGTGCAGTCAGATGTGTTGGTTTTAGTGGAATGCATTAGGGCAGATTGTAAAACTCTTATGAATGCCTTTAGTAAGGTATCTGTTAACTTTATTGGTAGAGATTTGAATGTTTTAGCGCATAGACTTGTAGGTTATGATATGCAAGTAGGGAACAAATCTTGGTTTGGATATCCCCTTCCTTTGAATGATGTTATTGTCTCTTGTAATGCCTCTGTTATATAACGAAGTTGTTAGAATATCaaacagaaagaaaagaaaaaaaaagagattgacTAATGCTTTTGACCATCTTGTTTCTATGACCATGTAGACTGTAATTACCATGATCAATCATGCAATTGGAGCATCTGGAGTCGTAACCAAGGAGTGCAACTTAGTAAGAAAGAAAGTGATTAATTATCACAATAATTAGAAGTATACCAACttagtaaaatatgttttgttctgctctaaatatgtttttggttacaGGATATTGATCATGGTTGGCTTCTGGCACTGAATGAAAGCGTGCAAGCACTGTTGGCCATATCAAACTGAAATATTGTTACTGTGTGAAGGCTTGTAATTACATATATGTATTATTGGACGAGCTGGGACAGATTGGGAAGAGGTAAAAACAAAGGTGGCTTAGGATTTAGAGGCTGTTAGTATAGTGCATTATGCTTCTTCCTTTGCTGAAGTGTTCAATGCAGCCTGTAGACGGCTTTGGGTGTTTTGAAGGTTAATATTGATGTGGGATGCTTTGAAGGCGGACACACATGTTGAGGTCTGATCGTTAGCACCATGACTGTGATGGTGCTTAAATTGGATTGATGAACAGAAACAGTTACAGACTAATCCTGCTATTGTATCTCATGTGATTGTAGAAACTAACACAAGTAGTATCCAAGGACAAACATTTGACTTTcaggaaaaagagagaaaataataatgagCATTTGGCTTTTAGGAAGTCTGTGTTAAGACTATCCATGTAATGTAATATTACTCATGTCTATGTTATGCATGTCAATGAATGAAAAGTGCAGGAACATCAATTTGTGTACTTCAAGTTTTAATATTCTTTAGTAGTATTTCTTTCGGCATCAATAACATGATATTCcttccaaataaaaatattacagtTTGATCACAAAATAAAGCTAAAAAGTTGAAAGAGCGGTGTCATTTTTTATAACTGattaattcattcaataaaaccTAGCACAAGGAGTGCAAAAGGCTAGAGTTTACAAACAAATCCAAACAAACAAGTCTCCACGCACTGATGAAAACAAACACTGGGAGGCACCAAAGGCCGAAACAGGGAAAACAAAAGGCATGTGGCTATACAGCATAACAACAAAAAGCCAATCATCACCCAAACTGCAAATCATGCAGACCCTCATACCATGACtgcagaaaacaaaaaaaaactcgtaACAACAGTGTCTTAATCTTGGCTTTTGATGGCTGGATCATTCAACTTATGTCTCTGTGATGATTGTGTTGATCCTTCATATGGTGTCGTTCCTTCAAAAAGAGACAAAGGGATTGGTCTTTTTTGTATTAAAATCTGATTGTATTCCCACACAATAAAAAACCAATAGATTGCATTTACATACAATAAGAAAACTTCAAACAAATATCTGTAACAGATCTGAACAACAccaaaatgatattaatttttaaataaaaataaaacaacaccaAAATCTATATTTGCACCTTGTTTTCTTCACCAAGATGTTCTTGATTTGGATTGAAGGGAGCTACAGTATTTACACTACCATTTTCACCACTCCATACATTGTTCTGCTCCTGCTAAAATATTTACATAGAAAACATGGATGCTTAGTATGCAATGTAATATCAGgtgcattttaaaataaaagtatggaATCATCTAGAATATGAATTATCAAATAGAAATAGATAGAGCAACGAATCTTATATCTGCACCTGATTTACTCGACTAGAATATTCTTTGTTTACTTGAATGCTCTCTTGTGTGCCAATTCCATCACCAAGTTGAGATCTGTAACACACTTCATATTCAATTTCTTGACCTCTAGATATGCATGGGCCctgccataaaaaaaaaatcctaaattaGACTTGTCAACTATTATATCtataatatcaataaataaatactataaaTTTCATACTCACCTCTTCAGGACCTTGagtttttttactattttggttgttctttttagttttcttttgtgCAAGCTTCTTCTTCACAATCTGATCAAATTTAGATGTCTTCCTTTTCGAAGGAGGACGCCCTTTACTTCGAGCCAGTTTAGGATCAAGAATGGTAGCTTGGCTTTGAACTGAACAATCTTCTTCTATAATTCTAGGAGATGTTTCATTACATGGTAACTCaattttcatgttttgaatCCAGTTCATCACTTTCACTAAATCATCTTCACTATTTATCCTTGTTGAAGCAAATTCATAAAAGGCGTCACAAGCTTTATCAACACGTTGCAATTCAGTTTTTCCAGCCAAATTATCAAAACCACATTTAATAAGTGTATACCTCCGCTTTATATCTTTCCTCCACCGTGCCAAAATATAATTAGATGGCACGAAATCTGTTTTCCCTATGAGCTTAAGCACACAAAGGATGTGCCTACATAAAATGCCTTTAAATTCAAACAAGTGGCAGGTGCATTTTAACATGAAGTCTTTTTCATTGAAGAGCACCATGAACACAATATCTTTCATCTTGTCATATAATTTCTTACTTTCTGTAACAGAAAATATTGAATCCAAACCCTCCAATCTGTTGAAACATGCATGACAGTACATCATAGAAGCTATTTCCAATTGGAATTCCTGAAACTTTGCATTGGTAAAGGCTTTTTGGAATTGGAATTCAAAGCCAAAGTGACTAATACAAGCAATAACCGTATTAAACGAACGAAAGTCGGCAatgttttccttttcaattttatctttcaatGCATTATCATACTGCTCAACAAATTGCTTTAGTGTTGTCTTTGAGGTCACATATCCATCAAAAAATGAGTTCATACTTTCACTTCGTTGTGTAGTTGACATTCCAGCCCAAAATGTGTCCCTTACATATGCAGGAACCCAACGATGCCGTTCAACAAATATCCCTTTCAACCATTCATTGTCATGTAGCTTGTAACACTCAATCATATTTTCCCACTTCATCATAAAATCACTTTTGCTAAAAGAATCGTATACAATATCATGCAAAAGTGTTTTGATAGACTCGTAGTCAGAGTGTCTACCAAACTTTTCTGGAATCTTTTTCATTAAATGCCATAAGCACCACCGATGACGAGCCTTCGGAAAGACAACCTCAATTGCCTTTTTCATTGCTCCGTCTTGATCAGTGATTATGGCATTTGGAGAACGTTCATGCATACATTCTAACCAAGTCTTAAACAACCAAGTAAAAGTTTCAGTATTCTCATTTGATAACAGAGCACAACCCAGCAACATCGACTGACCATGATGGTTTACTCCA belongs to Medicago truncatula cultivar Jemalong A17 chromosome 6, MtrunA17r5.0-ANR, whole genome shotgun sequence and includes:
- the LOC112422646 gene encoding protein FAR-RED IMPAIRED RESPONSE 1 isoform X2, which encodes MKRRLELNDQAGINVSRNFRSLVGEANGYENLTFGEKDCRNHIDKVRRLRLGTGDAEAIQKYFVRMQKQNSQFYYVMDVDDESRLRNVFWADARCRAAYEYFGEVISFDTTYLTNKYDMPFAPFVGVNHHGQSMLLGCALLSNENTETFTWLFKTWLECMHERSPNAIITDQDGAMKKAIEVVFPKARHRWCLWHLMKKIPEKFGRHSDYESIKTLLHDIVYDSFSKSDFMMKWENMIECYKLHDNEWLKGIFVERHRWVPAYVRDTFWAGMSTTQRSESMNSFFDGYVTSKTTLKQFVEQYDNALKDKIEKENIADFRSFNTVIACISHFGFEFQFQKAFTNAKFQEFQLEIASMMYCHACFNRLEGLDSIFSVTESKKLYDKMKDIVFMVLFNEKDFMLKCTCHLFEFKGILCRHILCVLKLIGKTDFVPSNYILARWRKDIKRRYTLIKCGFDNLAGKTELQRVDKACDAFYEFASTRINSEDDLVKVMNWIQNMKIELPCNETSPRIIEEDCSVQSQATILDPKLARSKGRPPSKRKTSKFDQIVKKKLAQKKTKKNNQNSKKTQGPEEGPCISRGQEIEYEVCYRSQLGDGIGTQESIQVNKEYSSRVNQEQNNVWSGENGSVNTVAPFNPNQEHLGEENKERHHMKDQHNHHRDIS
- the LOC112422646 gene encoding protein FAR-RED IMPAIRED RESPONSE 1 isoform X1; amino-acid sequence: MKRRLELNDQAGINVSRNFRSLVGEANGYENLTFGEKDCRNHIDKVRRLRLGTGDAEAIQKYFVRMQKQNSQFYYVMDVDDESRLRNVFWADARCRAAYEYFGEVISFDTTYLTNKYDMPFAPFVGVNHHGQSMLLGCALLSNENTETFTWLFKTWLECMHERSPNAIITDQDGAMKKAIEVVFPKARHRWCLWHLMKKIPEKFGRHSDYESIKTLLHDIVYDSFSKSDFMMKWENMIECYKLHDNEWLKGIFVERHRWVPAYVRDTFWAGMSTTQRSESMNSFFDGYVTSKTTLKQFVEQYDNALKDKIEKENIADFRSFNTVIACISHFGFEFQFQKAFTNAKFQEFQLEIASMMYCHACFNRLEGLDSIFSVTESKKLYDKMKDIVFMVLFNEKDFMLKCTCHLFEFKGILCRHILCVLKLIGKTDFVPSNYILARWRKDIKRRYTLIKCGFDNLAGKTELQRVDKACDAFYEFASTRINSEDDLVKVMNWIQNMKIELPCNETSPRIIEEDCSVQSQATILDPKLARSKGRPPSKRKTSKFDQIVKKKLAQKKTKKNNQNSKKTQGPEEGPCISRGQEIEYEVCYRSQLGDGIGTQESIQVNKEYSSRVNQQEQNNVWSGENGSVNTVAPFNPNQEHLGEENKERHHMKDQHNHHRDIS